The stretch of DNA CCCGGAGGACTCCGCGAGACAGAACCACAGGACTCGCAGAGACGAAGGTCACCCCCATGTGCCGCGAATCGTTGCGCCGCCTGACAACGGCATCAGCAGAGAATGTTCCCCATCTACATATTCTCCGTATCAATGTCATACTCTTGGCACAATGCCGCGGCGTCGTCGGGCGTCGAGCGCGAGGTCGTGAACGCGTGTCGAGAGCTTGAGAAGTGAGTGCCGGATCCATCTGAGCCCGATTAAGAGCTGAACGATTCCCGCCAGGCTGAACAAGGACCGGCGTCTCTGCTGCGTCAGTGACTTCTTCTCAAGCAAGGAAAGACATGACACTCCCTACTCGACGTTCGATCATCACCGGCCTCGGCACCGGGGCCGGTTTGGCCGCGGCCGGCCTGCTCTCGCACTCCCCCGCCGTCGCAGACGAGCAGACCCACGACTTCGGCCCCCTTGTTTTTGACGAGCAGTTCTCCCAAGGACCCGATTTCTCCCCATCCCGCTGGAGGGACAACCGCTCCGAGCCCGAGTCGTGCACAAGCTACGACTGGGGCGTGTTCACTCGGGACACCCACAGCGTCAGTGACGGCGCGGGGCACCTCCTGTGGCGCAAGCGCGCCACGCCTCTCAAGGGTTTTCAGAACCGCTTCGACAAGGAGGAGACCATCCGCTACGTCGACCAGGCCTTCATCACCACTGAGGGCTTGTTCTCCTTCGTTTACGGCGCCTTGGAGACCAGAGCACGTTTCCCGCAGTCGGATGAGGGCTTGTTCGCCGGAATCTGGCTGCGGGCCGACAGCGGGACCAACGGGGGCGAGATCGACGTCGTCGAGACCTATGGCGGCGGCAGCGCCACCGGCATCGCAGAGTCGACCGTCCACTTCGGTCAGGCAGGAGGCAAGGGAAGTAATCTGGGGGTCTCCCCACAGCCCGATCTCACCGCCTGGCACACCTACGGAATGGAGAAGACCCCGGAGAGGATACTGTTCCTCTTCGACGGCCAGCCGTATCACGAGGTCCCACGCTCGGCCTCGCCGCAGGAGTTCGACACCTGCTTCGGTCCCGGCTCCGCCTACCACATCTGCCTGACCACCCACACCGGCAGCATTCACCGGGGGAGGCTCAACCACGAGGGCTTCACGCAGGCCCAGGTGGATATCGACTACATCGTTGTCCGTGCGATGGATCAGTAGCCGGATCCCCTCGGCCTTCGCCCGGTCAGCCCTTCACGAGCAGGTCGTGCAGGCTGAGGGGGCGGCGCCCGGTCAACCGCTCGACGGCGTCGGAGAGCACATTCAGCTGGCCGGCGGCGATGGCGGTGTAGGTGCTCACCCAGGCGTCCTTCTCCCAGTCGGGGACGTCGTAGTGGGCCCGGGAGGCGTACGCCTCCTCGACGGTCTCTTCACGGTAGACCGTTTCCCGTCCCGTGACCTCGGTGATGATCCGAGCCATCTCCTCCATGGTGAAGGCCTCCGGACCGGTGAGGTCATAGGTGACGCCGTTATGGCGATGATCGCCCGCTGCAAGATCCGTGAGGATCGCGGCCGCTGAGGCGGCAACGTCCTCCCTCGCCACTGCGCCGACTCGCCCATCGCCAGCGGGACCGGTGATGGAGCCCTCGGCGGAGATCTCGATGAAGAAGTCGGCGTAGAAGGAGTCCCGCAGGAACGTGTACCCCTTGCCGGATTCGCGCAGAGCCTCCTCCGTGTACCAGTGAGTACGGGCGAGGGTGAAAGTCGCTCCCGGAGCGGCTCCGACGAACGAGGTGTACACCACGTGCTTGACCCCCGCCTGAGCCGCTGAGGTGATGAAGGCGCGGTGCTGCTCCAGGCGGTTCTCGGACTCGGCCGCCGAGACCATGAGGAGGATGTCGACACCGGTGAGCGCCTCGATGACGGCTTTCTCGCTGCCGTATTCAGCCACGGCCACGTCGTCCGCCCAACGGGGGGCCCGGGATGCGTCTCTGACCAGGAGCCGCGGGGCCAGTCCGGCATCGCGCAGATGTTCAGCGACCGCACCGCCGATCTTCCCAGTGGCGCCGGTGACAGCGATCAGAGGCGTAGTCATTGTGCTTCTCCTTCCGACGCATAGGCGGTTCCTACAGCGACATCCAGTGCTGCATTCTTTCTGAGAAGAACCGCATAGGCCACCGCGATCAGGACCTGGACCAGTGCGCAGATGATGATCACTGCTACGAAAGCCGTGTCGGGGAGCATGTCTATCTCTACGGAGGCGTACCGGTACAGGGCCACGTACATCACTACGGTGGGGATCCCGAGCACGATGCTGGCGGCCAGCTGTGCCGATGTCGGCATCTTGGCCTCGGTCCATCCATCGGGTTGGATCCTGTCAGTCTGAGAATGCGCCTGTGTGCAGGCGATGAGAGCGACGATGAAGCTGGCGATCCACCCGACGCCGACGATCATCGGGCCGAACACGATGATGAGAAGGGCCAGGAATATCAGTCCGGCGTCGCCATCACCCAAGTGGTCGGCACCCAGGAAGAGTGCTGCGGTCACAATTGTCTGGATAATCGCCGTCACAAGCCCAACGATGCCGCCCCAGACCGCGACTCGACGGTTCGTGGAGCGTTTCCGCTCCGCCGTGAGGACCGGGTCGTTCCAGGGGATTCCAGGGGCGGGAACCAGCATCACGGGGCCGTAGGGAATGTACGGGACAGGTGCGGGGACGCTCCATGGATGGCTGCCAGGTCCTGGAGGATGCTGTTGGATTCCTTGGAGCGGGGGCGGCCCGCCGGGATAGCCCGCGTCCGGCCCGGGAAAGGGCCGGCCGACATTGAAGGCGGGGCTCGAGGGCGTGGGGGGCCTCGAGCCATACGCCCCGTCAATGGACGCAGAGGCCCCCTTGATATAGGGGTAGTCGCTGGAATCTTGGGGAGGAAGCTGGGTCACGGGTTACTCCGGCATTGGCGGATGAACTCGACACAGGTTAGGACACGAAACCAGGCTGAGCCCAGCTCGCGGCATAGGGAGTGCACCCCATGCCGTGAGCCGGGCGAGCAGTGGATCAGCGCAACGTGTCCGCGAGGTCACCGATACGTCCGAGCAATCCCCCGAGGTACCGAGGCGACTCGTCCGTGGAGAGCATCCGGCTCAGCGTCATGGCCTCATCGACGGCAACAGGCGCATCCACCTCGTCGTTGTAGACGATCTCCCAGGTTGCGACTCGGGCGATGGCCCGGTCGACGGCCGGCATGCGCCCCAGTGTCCAGCCCTGGGCATAGGTCTGGATCGTCTCATCGACATCGGCCAGGTGGTCGCACACGCCGTCGAGGATCTCCCGGGTGTAGACGGGGGCCTCAGTGTGGTTGGCGGAGCTCACGGCGCGCAGTTGTGCGAAGGAGCGCAGGTCCTCAGCGGCATCGGTAGTCAGCATCCCCCGCTGATCAGCCTCGAAGAGGATCTCGATCGCACGCCGGCGCGCCTTGGTGCGGGCTGTGACCGGGTGGCGTGACGCAGGGCTCGAGCTGGATGAGCCCTCCTCGGGACGTTCGGCCATCAGTCGTTGACGCGGGAGATGTAGGAGCCGGAGCGGGTGTCGACCTTCACCTTGTCCCCGGTGTTGAGGAACAGCGGGACCTGGATCTCGGCACCGGTCTCAACGGTGGCGGGCTTGGTGCCTGCGCTGGAGCGGTCGCCCTGGAGGCCGGGCTCGGTGTGAGAGATCGTCAGGACCACGGAGGCCGGAAGCTCGACGAACAGGACGGCGTCCTCGTGGAAGGCCACGATGACGTCCTGGTTCTCCAGCATGAAGGTGGCGGCGTCGCCCACGGTGGCCGAGGGCACGTAGGTCTGCTCGTAGGACTTGACGTCCATGAACACGTAGTCGTCGCCGTCCTTGTAGAGGTACTGCATGTCGCGCCGGTCGACCGTGGCCGTCTCAACCTTGAGACCGGCGTTGAAGGTCTTGTCCACGGTCTTGCCGGACAGGACATTCTTGATCTTGGTGCGCACGAAGGCGGGGCCCTTACCGGGCTTGACGTGCTGGAACTCCACTACCTGCCACAGCTGGCCCTCGAGGTTGAGCACCATGCCGTTCTTCAGGTCGTTCGTCGTTGCCACGAGGGTTTCCTCACTGTTGCGTTGCATCTGGGACTCGCTGATACTACCGCGACGTAGCGCGCTCTCCCCAGGACGGGCGTGTCACGCCAGTCACTGGTGATGGGAGAAACCGGACCGCACGGCCTCGATGACCTGCTCACCGGCCTGCCGAGGTGTTGTCGAGGTGGTGTCGACGACGACGTCGGCGAGCTCCCGGCACCTGGCCTGACGCTCATGGAGCATCTGGACGAACTGGTGGTGGACGGTCCCCAGGGCCACCGACCGGGGCGCATCAAGGCCATTACGGGTGGCCAGCACGCGAGTGGCACAGGTCAGGGCCACGGCGTAGTCACCGGGCCGCAGGCGTTCCAGCCGATCGCGCAGCCGAGGATCCCCCAGGCATCCCGAGCCCAGCGCCACGACGGCGCCCTCGGCCTGCGCACGGTCGAGCAGATCGAGGGCGACACGGGCCTCGACCCGGCGGTACTCGCCCTCCGGCACTGCAACGAGCGCCAGGTCGGGGCTGGTTGCGAGCTCGTCGGCAACGCTGCGGCCCAGGTCGAGCACGGGCAGGCCCTCAGCGGCCCCGACGGCACGCCCCACGCTGGAGCATCCGGCCCCCGGAGGACCGATGATGACCAGGGCCCGAGGCGAGTGAGTGCTCAAGCTCCTTGCCCTCCAACTGGGTCGGCATGACCGGTGACGGCATCGTGGGCCTTGATGAGAAGATCCTCGCCGGGCGCCTGCATCCGTACGGGCCTGGCGACGTCGTCGAGCAGGACAAGACGCAGCCTGCCGCCGCGCACCTTCTTGTCACTCATCATCGCGGCCTTGAGCTCCTCCCATCGGCCGTGGCCCTCGGTGAAGGAGGTGGGCAGGCCGACCGCCTCGAGGCTCTGACGGTGCAGTGCCAGTGCGTCGCGGCTCAGGTGTCCGCTGCGGTGGGCGACCTCGGCCGCGAAGACGCAGCCGACGGCGACGGCCTCGCCATGGCGCCACGAGTAACCGGTGACCTTCTCGATCGCATGGGCGTAGGTGTGCCCGTAGTTGAGGATCTCCCGCTGACCGGCCTCAGTGAGGTCCTCCCCCACGACGGCTGCCTTGACCGCGATCGAACGGGTGACGAGTTCGGTCAGGACCGGTGAGTCCCAGGCCAGGCAGTCGGCGGGCTCGGCCAGGACGTGGTCAAGAATGACCGGATCGGAGATGAGCCCGCACTTGACAACCTCACCGAGCCCGGCCCGCAGCTCGGCGGTCGGCAGGGTGGCCAGCGTCTCCAGGTCGGCGACGACGGCGGTCGGCGGGTGGAAGGCTCCCACCAGGTTCTTGCCCGCAGGCGTGTTGATCCCGGTCTTGCCGCCGACGGCGGCGTCCACCATGGCCAGCAGGGTGGTGGGTACCTGCACCACCGGGACGCCTCGCAGCCAGGTGGCGGCCGCGAAACCGGCCAGGTCCGTGGTTGCTCCGCCGCCCAGGCCGATGACGAGTCCGTCGCGCCCCAGGCGGAACGAGCCCAGCCGCTCCCACAGATGCTCCAGGACGCGAGCATTCTTGGCCGCCTCGCCGTCGGGTACCTCAAGCCGAAGGACGCGCAGGCCCTGGGAGCCCAGCTGCTTCTCGGCGCTGGCCGCATGATCCGCCAGGGCCTTGGCATGGACGATGGCGACGCCTCCGGCACCTGCGCCCGGAGCGTCTAGGACGACGTGAGCCAGATCGGCCAGGAGCCCGTGGCCGATGAGCACGTCATAGGGATGGTCGCCGGTGACGCTGACGCGTCGGACACCGTCGTCGCCGGCTGCTACCGGGGACGGACGGAGACGGACACGTTGAGGTGAGGCGACTGCCCCGCCGGAGGCGGCCGAGAAGGTCGAGGATGCTGAGGACGCTGAGGACGCCGACGATCTTGAGGACTCGGGCTCACTGCTTTTCGCCGACATGGGTGCCAGGACACCGACCGCCTGAGGCATCTGGACCCCGAGGGCCACGAGGATGAGAGCGGCGACCTGCTGAGGGCTCAGGCCGTCGGTGGGCACGGTGAGGGTGGCGACCTCGGAGTACAGCGCTGAGCGCTGGGCGTGGAGGGCCTCCATCCGGGCCAGGACGCTGTCCTGATCAGTGCGTCCCTGACCTCCCTGCTGGGCGGCGCGGGTCTGGTCGGAGTCCGCGTCCGGGGACATGAGGGGGCGTCCGGTGCCGTCGCCCACGTGCCTGGCGGCCGTGCTCGGGGAGGCAGACAGGTAGATGACTGTGTGCCCGCGCAAGAGATCGCGGTTCTCGGGACGCAGCACCGCTCCCCCGCCCAGGGCGATGACTCCCTGGGCAGCGGCTGGCGAGTCCAGGACGGCCCGCATAGCCCGGTGCTCGCGGTCGCGGAAGCCCTCCTCCCCCTCGGAGTCGAAGATCTCGGGGATCGTCATGCGGGCGCGACGGCGGATCTCGGCGTCGGTGTCAGTCACCTGGACACCGAGCGCCTGGGCCAGGAGCCTGGCCTGGGTCGTCTTGCCCGCGCCGGGCAGTCCCACCAGCACCAGGGGCAGCTGGTCGTCGCGCAGAGCGATGGTCGGAACGCGCTTCCAGGTCATGATCGTGTCTTCCTCACCATTGAGTACGGAGCTGATGGCTGGCCCACCATGCGGTTCAGCGTCTCATGCACCGCCGCGGATCACCACTGTGTCCGCTCGGCGATGCGGGCCAGGTATCCCTCAAGGTTACGCCTCGCCTCGGTCACCGAGTCGCCGCCGGTCTTGTCCAGGAGAAGATCGACCAGGACCAGGGCCGTCATGGCCTGAGCGATGACGGCACCGGGGACGACGGCGCACACGTCAGAGCGCTGGTGCAGCCCGGTGGCGGCCTCGCCCGTGGCCAGGTCGACGGTGCGCAGGGCCCTCGGCACCGTCGAGATCGGTTTGAACGCGGCGCGCACCCGCACCTCGGAGCCGTTCGAGATTCCGCCCTCGATGCCGCCGGCGCGGTTGGTGGCCCGCGCGAGCTCGCCGGAGGCGACCGAGACGATCTCGTCGTGCGCGGCCGAGCCGCGCCGGGACGCCTCAGCGAAGCCGTCACCGATCTCGACGCCCTTGACGGCCTGAATGCCCATGAGCGCGGAGGCCAGCCGGGCGTCGAGCCGGCGATCGGCGGAGACGTGGGTGCCCATTCCCACCGGGACACCGGTCGCGATGACCTCGACGACGCCGCCGAGCGTGTCTCCGTCCTTCTTCGCGGCATCGATCTCGGCAACCATGGCTGCGCTGGTGGCAGGATCGATGCAGCGCACGGGGTCTGCGTCCAGACTCCCGGTGTCCCGGGCCGTCGGCGGAGGAACGTCGTCGGGCAGGGCGACGGATCCGATGCGTACGACGTGGCTGACCAGCCTGATGCCGGCGACCTGAGCCAGGACGGCCTCGGCCAGCGCCCCGAGCGCCACTCGGGCGGCCGTCTCACGGGCTGAGGCCCTCTCCAGGACCGGACGGGCCTCATCCAGGTCGTACTTGAGCATCCCGGGCAGGTCGGCGTGCCCTGGCCGCGGGCGGGTCAGAGGGCGGTTGCGGGCTATTTCGCGCTCGTCACCGGTGCCGGCGTCGACGAGGAGGTCACGGGGGTCCACGGGGTCGGCACTCATGACCGTGGACCACTTGGGCCACTCGGAGTTGCCGATCTGCAGGACGACGGGGCTGCCGATGGTGCTGCCGTGGCGGATGCCACCCAGAATCCTCAGCTCATCGCGCTCGAAGGCCTGGCGGGCCCCGCGGCCGTGCCCCAGGCGCCGGCGGGCAAGAGCGGCCTTGATGTCCTCACTGGTGACTCGCACGCCGGCGGGTACGCCCTCCATCACCGCGGTCAGAGCCTCGCCGTGGGACTCCCCGGCCGTCATCCATCGAAGCATGAGACAGATACTCTCACACGTCGATGCCGCCTCCGACGTCCCCCGTCCCGGATCGTGGCCGTGGCGGAGGTCAGTCCGCGGTAGGGGCTGACGGCGCCGTCAGGGCCGCCAGGAGCGCGGTGCGCATGAGACCGATATCGGGTCGCTGCCCGGTCATGAGCTGGACCTGGGGCACGGCCTGGTGCAGGAGCATGAGCCATCCCGGAGCGAGGGCTCCCCCGGCGTCTGCCCAGGCACCGGCGACGGCGGTGGGCCAGGGAGCGTAGACGACGTCGAGCATGACGGCCCCTGGTCGGGTGCCGTCGGCCCGGTCCAGGGCCCGTCTCAGCGGGTCCGCCAGCGGGTCCGCCGCATGTGCGGGCAGGGTGGAGATGACCACGTCGGCAGCGGCCATCCGCTGTGCCACCTCGGTACTGGAGGCCGGGTCGGCCGGTTTCCAGGTCAAGGCCTCGATATCCAGTCCCATGCGGTGAGCGGCCCCGAGTGCCCGACCTGGACCGGCGTGGCGGCGTGCCGCGACGGTGATTCTGCCGGCGCCGATCTCACCGAGTGCCGCCAAGGCGGAGCAAGCGGTCGCACCCGAGCCGAGGATGACGGCGCTGCTGACACGGCCAGCACCGTGAACAGGGCTCTCGGCACTGCGCGCGGCGGTCTTTCTCAGTGCGTCGACGATGCCGGCGACGTCGGTGTTGAAGCCTGCCAGAAGGGCCCCTCCGGTGCCGCTGCGCTGAGCGATCACCGTGTTGACCGCGCCCACGGTCTGGGCCAGGGGATCGACAACGTCCAGGTGCGCTAGAAGCACCTGCTTGTGAGGCATGGTCACGCTCAGCCCGGCCCAGGCGGGCCCGGCCCCCACCGGGGCGGCCAGCTCGTCGAGCAGCCCTGGCAGTGCCTCGGAGTCCGTCTCACGCCGCTCGTAGGACCAGTCGTCCAGCCCGAGCCCGGCATAGGCCGCCCGATGCAGCGCAGGGGACAGCGAATGGCTCACCGGCTGGCCGATGACGGCGGCGCGGTGGCGGACCACCGCGCCGGCCTCCTCAACCATTCTTCTTGCCCTCGTTGCCCTCACAGACATCCTTGTTCTTGGAGCAGTAGTCGGTGAGCTTCTTGGTGTTGGCCTCCTGCTCCTCCTTGGTGGAGGCGAACAGGGTCTCACCAGTCTTCAGGTCGATGGTCACGAAGTAGAGCCAGCTTCCAGCCGGCGGATTGAGCACGGCCTTGATGGCGCCCTCACCGGGGCTGCCGATGGGACCGGGCGGAAGCCCCTGGTGAGCGTAGGTGTTGTAGGCGTTGTTGGCGTCCGCGAGCTCGGCGGAGGTGGGGATGCCACCGGAGCGCCCCAGGCCGTAGAGCACCGTCGAGTCCATCTGAAGCTTGCCCTGGGTCTCACCGTCGACCTGCTCGAGCCGGTTCTCGATGACGCGAGCCACCTGTCCGTAGTACTGGTCCTTGGCGACCTCGCGCTCGACGATGGAGGCCTTGGTCAGAACCGTCTGGTAGTTCTCCTTGGGAACCTTGAGCTCGTTGAGCTCGGTGACAGTCCGAGACACCATCTGCTTGACCAGGTCCGTGGGGGTCGCGTTCTCGGTGACGTCATAGGTGCCCGGTGCCAACCAGCCCTCGACGTTGCCGCCAGCCTCTGCGGGCAGGCCGATGGACGCTGTATCCGCGTATGCCGCCTCGATCTGCTCATCGGTGAAGTTGCTGACCTGCTTGAGCCGGTCCTTGATGATCTGCTTGGTGTTGCCGGCGGAGACCGTCAGAGTGTGATCGCTCTTGGTCTCGGGGTCGAGCAGCGCCTGAAGCGCGGCGTTGGCCGACATCTTCTTCTTGAGCTTGTAGGTCCCCGGCTGGATGGTGTTGCCCTTGGGATTGTTCTTGACCGCGTTGGTGAAGGCCTTGCCGGAGGCGACGACCCCCTTGCCATGGAGGATGTCGCCGATGTCCAGCCCAGAGGCTCCCTCCGGGATCGTCACCGTAACCTCGCCCTCACCATTGCCGCGGTAGTCCTCGGCGTGGGTGGCCTGAGCGGAGGCGTCGCGCATAATGCCGATGGCCTTGTAGCCCACGATGCCAACGGCCACAAGAGTGGCGACGATGACGATGCTCGTCAACCGGTGCCGACGCCGCTTGCGCTGACGGCGCTCGACCTTCTCCATGCGCCGTTGCTTGCGACTCTTGGGCTTGTCGGTGGCGCTGCCAGCATCTCCATCGCGCTGGATGCCGAGCTCGGCGAAGAAATCGTCGTGGCTCACGCTCTGCCTCTCTTGATCGGGTGGACTCGCTCACCGGCCGGCACCCCGGATGTCCGTTCGGTACTGATGGCCTGTTCAAGGATGACGACCGCGGCCGCTTGGTCGACGATACCGCGAAAGCTCCTTTCCTTCAGGCCGGCCTCGTGCAGATCCCGGTGAGCAGTGACGGTGGTGAGCCGTTCGTCGACCAGCCGGACACACACCTGCGGCGGCAGGATACTCGCCAGGTCTCGGGCCCACCTGCGGGCATCCCTGGTCGAGCTCGAGCTGCCGCCGCCCATGTGCTTGGGCAGACCGACGATCACCTCGAAGGCACCGTACTCCTCGACGAGGTCAACGGCCTCATCGAGATCAGCACCATAACGGTCCCTCCTGAGAGTTACCACAGGAACCGACATGATCGCGTCCTGATCGCAACGCGCGACACCGATACGTGCCTTTCCGACGTCGAAGGCGAGCCGCACGCCCGGACGGAGTCCCGCCGGAGTCGGGTCTCCCAGTGAATCTGACACGTGATCTGACACAGAATCCCCGGTTCATGCCTGGATCTGGTCGGCGACGGAGCGAAGCGCCTCATCCAGGGCGTCGGGGTTCTGCCCACCGCCCTGAGCCAGGTCATCCTTGCCGCCTCCTCCGCCGCCCAGGACCTGAGTCGCAGTGCGCACCAGCGCGCCGGCACGAATGCCCTTGTCCCGAGCACCGGCGTTGGTGGCGACCACAACGACCGGGCGTGCGTTCACGACTCCGCCGACGGCGATGACGGCGGGATCGGAGTCGCCGAGTCGGCTGCGGGCGTCCAGGGCCACGGAGCGCACGGCGTCCGCCGAGCCGACGGCGCCGAGGTCTGCGGAGACGAGACGGACCTCGCCCACGCGCACGGCGTCGGAGACGATGCCAGCGGTGCGCGCCGCCAGAGCCGCCTGCTCGGCCGCGGCCAGACGCTTCTCGGCGTCCTTCAGACGCGTCATGAGGCCCTCGACGCGCCCAGGGAGGTCCTCGGGACGGCCGCCTACCATGGTGGAGAGCTGGGAGACCAGCGCGTGCTCCTTGGCCTGGTAACCGTAGGCGCCGTCGCCGACGAGGGCGTCGATGCGGCGCACACCCGAGCCGATGGAGGACTC from Actinomyces sp. Marseille-P3109 encodes:
- a CDS encoding glycoside hydrolase family 16 protein; amino-acid sequence: MTLPTRRSIITGLGTGAGLAAAGLLSHSPAVADEQTHDFGPLVFDEQFSQGPDFSPSRWRDNRSEPESCTSYDWGVFTRDTHSVSDGAGHLLWRKRATPLKGFQNRFDKEETIRYVDQAFITTEGLFSFVYGALETRARFPQSDEGLFAGIWLRADSGTNGGEIDVVETYGGGSATGIAESTVHFGQAGGKGSNLGVSPQPDLTAWHTYGMEKTPERILFLFDGQPYHEVPRSASPQEFDTCFGPGSAYHICLTTHTGSIHRGRLNHEGFTQAQVDIDYIVVRAMDQ
- a CDS encoding SDR family oxidoreductase, whose protein sequence is MTTPLIAVTGATGKIGGAVAEHLRDAGLAPRLLVRDASRAPRWADDVAVAEYGSEKAVIEALTGVDILLMVSAAESENRLEQHRAFITSAAQAGVKHVVYTSFVGAAPGATFTLARTHWYTEEALRESGKGYTFLRDSFYADFFIEISAEGSITGPAGDGRVGAVAREDVAASAAAILTDLAAGDHRHNGVTYDLTGPEAFTMEEMARIITEVTGRETVYREETVEEAYASRAHYDVPDWEKDAWVSTYTAIAAGQLNVLSDAVERLTGRRPLSLHDLLVKG
- the nusB gene encoding transcription antitermination factor NusB, whose translation is MAERPEEGSSSSSPASRHPVTARTKARRRAIEILFEADQRGMLTTDAAEDLRSFAQLRAVSSANHTEAPVYTREILDGVCDHLADVDETIQTYAQGWTLGRMPAVDRAIARVATWEIVYNDEVDAPVAVDEAMTLSRMLSTDESPRYLGGLLGRIGDLADTLR
- the efp gene encoding elongation factor P — encoded protein: MATTNDLKNGMVLNLEGQLWQVVEFQHVKPGKGPAFVRTKIKNVLSGKTVDKTFNAGLKVETATVDRRDMQYLYKDGDDYVFMDVKSYEQTYVPSATVGDAATFMLENQDVIVAFHEDAVLFVELPASVVLTISHTEPGLQGDRSSAGTKPATVETGAEIQVPLFLNTGDKVKVDTRSGSYISRVND
- a CDS encoding shikimate kinase, which produces MSTHSPRALVIIGPPGAGCSSVGRAVGAAEGLPVLDLGRSVADELATSPDLALVAVPEGEYRRVEARVALDLLDRAQAEGAVVALGSGCLGDPRLRDRLERLRPGDYAVALTCATRVLATRNGLDAPRSVALGTVHHQFVQMLHERQARCRELADVVVDTTSTTPRQAGEQVIEAVRSGFSHHQ
- the aroB gene encoding 3-dehydroquinate synthase, with product MTWKRVPTIALRDDQLPLVLVGLPGAGKTTQARLLAQALGVQVTDTDAEIRRRARMTIPEIFDSEGEEGFRDREHRAMRAVLDSPAAAQGVIALGGGAVLRPENRDLLRGHTVIYLSASPSTAARHVGDGTGRPLMSPDADSDQTRAAQQGGQGRTDQDSVLARMEALHAQRSALYSEVATLTVPTDGLSPQQVAALILVALGVQMPQAVGVLAPMSAKSSEPESSRSSASSASSASSTFSAASGGAVASPQRVRLRPSPVAAGDDGVRRVSVTGDHPYDVLIGHGLLADLAHVVLDAPGAGAGGVAIVHAKALADHAASAEKQLGSQGLRVLRLEVPDGEAAKNARVLEHLWERLGSFRLGRDGLVIGLGGGATTDLAGFAAATWLRGVPVVQVPTTLLAMVDAAVGGKTGINTPAGKNLVGAFHPPTAVVADLETLATLPTAELRAGLGEVVKCGLISDPVILDHVLAEPADCLAWDSPVLTELVTRSIAVKAAVVGEDLTEAGQREILNYGHTYAHAIEKVTGYSWRHGEAVAVGCVFAAEVAHRSGHLSRDALALHRQSLEAVGLPTSFTEGHGRWEELKAAMMSDKKVRGGRLRLVLLDDVARPVRMQAPGEDLLIKAHDAVTGHADPVGGQGA
- the aroC gene encoding chorismate synthase, which translates into the protein MLRWMTAGESHGEALTAVMEGVPAGVRVTSEDIKAALARRRLGHGRGARQAFERDELRILGGIRHGSTIGSPVVLQIGNSEWPKWSTVMSADPVDPRDLLVDAGTGDEREIARNRPLTRPRPGHADLPGMLKYDLDEARPVLERASARETAARVALGALAEAVLAQVAGIRLVSHVVRIGSVALPDDVPPPTARDTGSLDADPVRCIDPATSAAMVAEIDAAKKDGDTLGGVVEVIATGVPVGMGTHVSADRRLDARLASALMGIQAVKGVEIGDGFAEASRRGSAAHDEIVSVASGELARATNRAGGIEGGISNGSEVRVRAAFKPISTVPRALRTVDLATGEAATGLHQRSDVCAVVPGAVIAQAMTALVLVDLLLDKTGGDSVTEARRNLEGYLARIAERTQW
- a CDS encoding shikimate dehydrogenase, whose amino-acid sequence is MVEEAGAVVRHRAAVIGQPVSHSLSPALHRAAYAGLGLDDWSYERRETDSEALPGLLDELAAPVGAGPAWAGLSVTMPHKQVLLAHLDVVDPLAQTVGAVNTVIAQRSGTGGALLAGFNTDVAGIVDALRKTAARSAESPVHGAGRVSSAVILGSGATACSALAALGEIGAGRITVAARRHAGPGRALGAAHRMGLDIEALTWKPADPASSTEVAQRMAAADVVISTLPAHAADPLADPLRRALDRADGTRPGAVMLDVVYAPWPTAVAGAWADAGGALAPGWLMLLHQAVPQVQLMTGQRPDIGLMRTALLAALTAPSAPTAD
- the mltG gene encoding endolytic transglycosylase MltG; protein product: MSHDDFFAELGIQRDGDAGSATDKPKSRKQRRMEKVERRQRKRRRHRLTSIVIVATLVAVGIVGYKAIGIMRDASAQATHAEDYRGNGEGEVTVTIPEGASGLDIGDILHGKGVVASGKAFTNAVKNNPKGNTIQPGTYKLKKKMSANAALQALLDPETKSDHTLTVSAGNTKQIIKDRLKQVSNFTDEQIEAAYADTASIGLPAEAGGNVEGWLAPGTYDVTENATPTDLVKQMVSRTVTELNELKVPKENYQTVLTKASIVEREVAKDQYYGQVARVIENRLEQVDGETQGKLQMDSTVLYGLGRSGGIPTSAELADANNAYNTYAHQGLPPGPIGSPGEGAIKAVLNPPAGSWLYFVTIDLKTGETLFASTKEEQEANTKKLTDYCSKNKDVCEGNEGKKNG
- the ruvX gene encoding Holliday junction resolvase RuvX, with the translated sequence MRLAFDVGKARIGVARCDQDAIMSVPVVTLRRDRYGADLDEAVDLVEEYGAFEVIVGLPKHMGGGSSSSTRDARRWARDLASILPPQVCVRLVDERLTTVTAHRDLHEAGLKERSFRGIVDQAAAVVILEQAISTERTSGVPAGERVHPIKRGRA